From the genome of Thermoanaerobacter uzonensis DSM 18761, one region includes:
- a CDS encoding DUF6933 domain-containing protein yields the protein MLIQCTKKLLDVIERKPVSYEEENLLFSWHANLITLNRSNEIRKGNKVIRVYSTVQKVVICL from the coding sequence ATGTTAATACAATGTACAAAAAAATTGTTGGATGTGATAGAGAGAAAACCTGTTTCATATGAAGAAGAAAATTTGTTATTTTCTTGGCATGCGAATTTGATCACCTTAAATCGAAGTAATGAGATTAGAAAAGGGAATAAAGTTATCAGAGTATATTCCACAGTACAAAAGGTTGTTATATGTTTATGA
- a CDS encoding IS1096 element passenger TnpR family protein yields MPQYKRLLYVYDFGDNWRHYIENVIINYILGN; encoded by the coding sequence ATTCCACAGTACAAAAGGTTGTTATATGTTTATGACTTTGGAGATAATTGGCGGCATTATATCGAAAATGTTATTATCAACTATATTTTAGGTAATTAG
- the cmr4 gene encoding type III-B CRISPR module RAMP protein Cmr4 encodes MFLKFQPFFLIVETPLHPGSGSELGLVDLPIQRERHTNFPKIEGSGLKGSIREAFENSEKEIVMPNKGEQAEKIKVKDYVPLIFGPESGNEHAAALAFMDAKILFFPVKSLRGIFAWITCPQVIERFKEDMRMIKFNNDVESFKAKEGTIPKDSNLIVSSRIVLEEYTFEVVPDDETTKIAKWFAEKIFPSKEPDIYKYWREKFMKDLVILSDDEFKEFVSTSTEVIARTVIDDNKGTAKNLWYEEYLPQDTILYSIAMATAIMEEEQRKGAFADETSEKEAEKVISYFKEGLHEVIQIGGNKTIGKGITRIQLLEGVRT; translated from the coding sequence ATGTTTTTAAAATTCCAACCTTTCTTTTTAATTGTGGAAACACCACTTCATCCAGGGAGTGGTAGTGAATTAGGGCTTGTAGATTTGCCTATACAAAGGGAAAGACATACTAATTTTCCTAAAATTGAGGGGTCGGGGTTAAAAGGGAGTATCAGGGAGGCATTTGAAAATTCAGAAAAAGAAATAGTGATGCCAAACAAAGGGGAACAGGCGGAGAAGATAAAAGTAAAAGATTACGTGCCACTGATTTTTGGGCCTGAAAGTGGGAATGAACATGCAGCTGCGCTTGCTTTTATGGATGCAAAAATTTTGTTCTTTCCTGTAAAGTCATTGAGGGGGATTTTTGCTTGGATTACATGTCCTCAAGTAATAGAGAGGTTTAAAGAGGATATGAGAATGATCAAGTTTAATAATGATGTAGAGAGTTTTAAAGCAAAAGAAGGAACTATTCCAAAGGATTCGAATTTAATAGTTTCTTCGAGAATTGTATTAGAGGAATATACATTTGAGGTTGTGCCAGATGATGAAACAACAAAAATTGCTAAATGGTTTGCTGAAAAAATATTTCCTTCAAAAGAACCTGATATATATAAATACTGGAGAGAGAAATTTATGAAAGATCTTGTGATCCTTTCAGACGATGAGTTTAAAGAGTTTGTTTCTACGTCTACCGAGGTCATTGCAAGAACAGTTATTGATGATAATAAGGGTACAGCTAAAAATTTATGGTATGAAGAGTACCTACCTCAAGATACAATTTTATATTCAATAGCTATGGCAACTGCAATAATGGAGGAGGAACAAAGGAAGGGGGCTTTTGCTGACGAAACTTCTGAAAAAGAAGCCGAGAAAGTTATCAGTTATTTTAAAGAAGGACTCCATGAGGTTATACAAATTGGAGGGAATAAGACTATCGGTAAAGGTATCACAAGGATTCAGCTTCTAGAGGGGGTTAGAACATGA
- the cmr5 gene encoding type III-B CRISPR module-associated protein Cmr5 yields MSNGLSTMRKLERGRAEFAYECVRQAIEKVFKGEDKKERRKEYRSYARKIPTMILTNGLGQALAFLKAKAGSDEEESEAEKGKSEVYRLLYKQITDYMKSETTLRISMPPQKEDLVEWVISCDSVEYRYITQEILAFLTWLSRFAEGMIEK; encoded by the coding sequence ATGAGTAATGGGCTATCTACCATGCGCAAATTGGAAAGAGGTAGAGCAGAATTTGCGTATGAATGTGTTAGACAAGCTATAGAAAAAGTATTTAAAGGTGAGGATAAAAAAGAAAGGAGAAAAGAATATAGATCATATGCTCGAAAAATTCCTACAATGATATTGACAAATGGACTTGGACAGGCGCTTGCTTTTTTAAAAGCAAAGGCAGGATCTGATGAGGAAGAAAGCGAAGCAGAAAAAGGGAAAAGTGAAGTATACCGATTGTTATATAAACAAATTACCGACTACATGAAAAGTGAGACTACATTGCGAATTTCTATGCCTCCACAAAAAGAAGACTTAGTGGAATGGGTAATTTCCTGTGATTCAGTAGAATATAGATATATAACTCAAGAAATATTGGCTTTCTTGACGTGGCTTTCAAGATTTGCGGAGGGAATGATAGAGAAATGA
- the htpX gene encoding zinc metalloprotease HtpX, which translates to MSRKTLYELQSENVRKTYLFIVTFSLILFAIGYFFVWYFNWGLTGVVLLAIFIVLYNWIAYEQSDKIALASVGAVPANPEEYYVLHNIVEEVALAAGIPKPNVYIMEESQPNAFATGKDPKHASVCVTTGLLQMMNREELQGVIAHEISHIRNRDILLMTVVAVVAGLIILLRDVMLRSMWWGMGESRRRDKNDNGAIILLIIGLIFSIIAPLIVLIIRSAISRQREYLADATGAFIVRDPYGLASALEKIGSYTRPMRVTSDATAHLFISNPFGKAEKLFATHPPIEERIKRLKSLTM; encoded by the coding sequence ATGTCTAGAAAAACTCTATATGAACTTCAATCAGAAAATGTAAGGAAAACTTATCTATTTATAGTTACATTTTCTCTTATACTTTTTGCTATAGGTTATTTTTTTGTATGGTATTTCAACTGGGGACTTACAGGAGTAGTTCTTTTAGCAATTTTTATTGTGCTGTATAATTGGATAGCATATGAACAGTCGGATAAAATAGCTCTTGCGTCGGTGGGAGCCGTCCCGGCAAATCCAGAGGAGTATTATGTTCTTCATAATATTGTGGAAGAAGTTGCTCTCGCAGCAGGTATACCAAAGCCTAATGTTTATATAATGGAAGAATCCCAACCTAATGCTTTTGCTACGGGCAAAGACCCAAAGCATGCTTCTGTTTGTGTCACGACCGGTCTACTTCAAATGATGAATAGAGAAGAGCTCCAAGGAGTAATAGCTCATGAAATATCTCACATCAGAAATAGAGATATACTTTTAATGACGGTTGTTGCAGTTGTTGCAGGACTTATAATTTTACTCAGGGATGTAATGCTAAGAAGTATGTGGTGGGGAATGGGAGAAAGCAGAAGAAGAGATAAAAATGACAATGGAGCTATAATTCTCCTCATTATTGGGCTTATTTTTTCTATTATTGCTCCTCTTATTGTATTAATTATAAGGTCTGCAATTTCAAGACAAAGAGAATATTTGGCAGATGCAACTGGTGCCTTTATTGTAAGAGATCCCTATGGTCTTGCATCAGCTCTTGAAAAAATAGGTAGTTATACTAGACCCATGAGAGTTACCTCTGACGCAACAGCTCATTTGTTTATATCAAATCCTTTTGGAAAAGCGGAAAAGTTATTTGCAACTCATCCACCAATTGAAGAGAGAATTAAGAGGTTGAAAAGCCTTACAATGTAA
- the cmr6 gene encoding type III-B CRISPR module RAMP protein Cmr6 — MTKFREKRKDERYIFYNPADTRSLLFKEIEKYSTFKWNTHTGKEEEKSFEYHSSSYVKNSALIFSKLIPYSFDGNGLVRKDNKVEYLKLVINEMNKVADEVSYISTRLESVINSFKNNGYKVKSFKGKPLWRFVVGLGASHPQETSMTLHHIYGVPYIPASAIKGIIKHWSVLKFAEEYARIKKGEDVNFDTAVEEISEKLREGKNLSITIDNVSFYDLIRIFGTQEREGEIIFFDAYPCDKITLKIDVMNPHYKNYYFSTQPPADWDQPRPLPFLTVENTKFAFYVAGKDETLTLKAVKCAKDALKEHGVGAKTSLGYGIFTDF; from the coding sequence ATGACAAAATTTAGAGAAAAACGTAAGGATGAAAGGTACATTTTTTATAACCCTGCTGACACAAGAAGTTTGTTATTTAAGGAAATTGAAAAATATTCTACATTTAAATGGAATACTCATACAGGAAAAGAAGAGGAAAAGTCATTTGAATACCATTCTTCATCATATGTTAAGAACTCAGCTCTTATTTTTAGTAAATTAATTCCCTATTCCTTTGATGGAAACGGTCTTGTGAGAAAAGATAATAAGGTTGAGTATTTAAAATTGGTAATCAATGAAATGAATAAAGTGGCAGATGAAGTATCTTATATAAGTACTCGGCTTGAGAGTGTGATAAACAGTTTTAAAAATAACGGATATAAAGTTAAAAGTTTCAAAGGAAAACCTTTATGGAGATTCGTAGTTGGTTTAGGAGCATCACATCCTCAAGAGACTTCTATGACGCTTCATCACATCTATGGTGTGCCTTATATTCCAGCAAGTGCAATTAAGGGAATTATTAAACACTGGTCTGTTTTAAAGTTTGCCGAAGAGTATGCAAGAATTAAAAAAGGTGAAGATGTTAATTTTGATACTGCAGTAGAAGAGATTTCAGAAAAATTAAGAGAAGGGAAAAATTTATCCATAACAATAGATAATGTGTCTTTTTACGATTTGATTAGAATTTTTGGTACACAGGAAAGGGAAGGCGAAATAATTTTCTTTGATGCATATCCTTGTGATAAGATAACATTAAAAATTGATGTGATGAATCCCCATTATAAGAATTATTATTTTAGTACACAACCTCCTGCTGATTGGGATCAGCCACGACCTTTGCCTTTTTTAACTGTAGAAAATACTAAATTTGCGTTTTATGTTGCGGGGAAAGATGAAACTTTAACTTTAAAAGCTGTAAAATGCGCCAAAGATGCATTAAAGGAACATGGAGTTGGTGCGAAAACTTCTCTTGGGTATGGGATATTTACTGATTTCTAA
- the sspI gene encoding small acid-soluble spore protein SspI has protein sequence MDIKKAVLKNLKGRTKEEIKGFIQEVVDSKEENAIPGLGVIFEATWGKMTDEEKDSMMNLIMRGIS, from the coding sequence ATGGACATAAAGAAAGCAGTGCTTAAAAACTTAAAAGGAAGAACAAAAGAGGAAATCAAAGGGTTTATACAGGAGGTTGTTGACAGCAAAGAGGAAAATGCAATACCAGGATTGGGGGTGATTTTTGAGGCGACATGGGGAAAAATGACTGATGAAGAAAAAGACAGTATGATGAATTTGATAATGAGGGGAATATCTTAA
- a CDS encoding UPF0236 family transposase-like protein — translation NWEGVEIYSKDKDVIGCSAEGHISHVFSSRLSRNPLGWSREGLKLMAKLRVFSKNGGDLREIEWGKRENINAESYKLTKKQIKEAVRRIKTSTNEKINNITVLNIGKVTPIYRILRAIKYAQVI, via the coding sequence ATAATTGGGAAGGAGTAGAGATATACAGTAAAGACAAAGATGTAATAGGGTGCAGTGCAGAAGGGCATATAAGTCATGTATTTTCTTCTAGATTAAGTAGGAATCCATTGGGATGGAGTAGAGAAGGATTAAAGTTAATGGCGAAATTAAGAGTATTCAGCAAGAATGGAGGAGATCTAAGAGAAATAGAATGGGGTAAGAGAGAGAATATAAATGCAGAAAGTTACAAATTAACGAAGAAGCAAATAAAAGAAGCGGTAAGGAGAATTAAAACGTCTACAAATGAAAAGATAAATAATATTACAGTTTTGAATATAGGGAAAGTAACGCCAATATATAGGATTTTAAGAGCAATAAAATACGCGCAAGTCATATAA
- a CDS encoding DUF7309 domain-containing protein — protein MKEKVLLEEWKELYEVAVKIKELNPWKYFWDVDIITLILPENEEPVYCSVMGRGGEFYGIGFYFGFDALDNFYKIIETTDMPAQQIQRFQEDNVIICYFGDREELFKEELQIVKDLGLKFRGRNNWIYFRSFKKGYAPYILNKEEVLKLSAIMKYLLQALKNYIKEDIVVNFEEGETLVHKYDEQKNQWVTLAAPLLLPQRKYLIPVLKDELLLSRITKQPTTSAEIEVDIAYLNITIRDKEYDRPIAGRICVLADSKSGMIIDQHILSPEDDEVQYVLDMVISYILNVGKPKKIFVRDEYLFHLLVDLCKRTKISLYIKRKLDAIDYFVEEFVNFR, from the coding sequence ATGAAAGAAAAGGTGCTATTAGAAGAGTGGAAAGAATTGTATGAGGTAGCTGTTAAAATAAAGGAATTAAATCCTTGGAAATATTTTTGGGATGTAGATATAATAACATTAATTTTGCCAGAAAATGAAGAACCAGTCTATTGCAGTGTAATGGGAAGAGGAGGAGAATTTTACGGTATAGGTTTTTATTTTGGGTTTGATGCTTTGGACAATTTTTACAAAATTATTGAGACTACTGATATGCCAGCACAGCAAATTCAGAGATTTCAAGAAGATAATGTAATTATATGCTATTTTGGGGATAGAGAAGAGTTATTTAAAGAAGAATTGCAAATTGTAAAAGACCTGGGATTAAAGTTTAGAGGTAGGAATAACTGGATCTATTTTAGGTCTTTCAAGAAAGGATATGCTCCTTATATTTTGAATAAAGAAGAAGTATTAAAACTGTCAGCAATAATGAAATATTTATTACAAGCACTAAAAAATTACATTAAAGAAGATATTGTAGTTAACTTTGAAGAGGGAGAAACTTTAGTTCATAAATACGATGAGCAAAAAAATCAATGGGTTACTTTAGCAGCACCCCTTTTGTTGCCCCAAAGAAAATATTTAATTCCTGTATTAAAAGATGAGCTTCTTTTATCAAGAATAACAAAGCAGCCAACTACTTCTGCCGAAATAGAAGTTGATATAGCATATTTAAATATCACAATTAGAGATAAAGAATATGATAGACCAATTGCAGGGAGAATATGTGTTCTCGCTGATTCTAAATCAGGAATGATAATAGATCAACATATTCTTTCTCCAGAAGACGATGAAGTACAATATGTTCTGGATATGGTAATTTCATATATTTTAAATGTGGGTAAACCAAAGAAAATATTTGTAAGAGATGAATATTTATTTCATTTATTGGTTGATTTGTGTAAAAGAACTAAAATTAGTTTATATATAAAGAGAAAACTTGATGCGATTGATTATTTTGTGGAAGAATTTGTAAACTTTAGATAG